In Paraburkholderia terrae, the DNA window CGAAATCTGGCCGCAAGACTGATGGCGCTTGCGTCGCAACCAGTCTGAAAAGCCAGATCCGTCAGCTCGACATTTCAACCAGCATGTAAAGCAATTACGCAACTACACGAGACAAAGGAGTGGAGGTATCAATGGATGGAAATCCGTTTCTGAAGATTCAGCGCCTTGGCCGCGCACTGATGCTGCCGATCGCGGTTTTGCCCGTCGCCGGCCTGTTGCTGCGCCTCGGCCAGCCCGATGTGTTCAACATCAAGATGATCGCCGACGCGGGAGGCGCGATCTTCGACAACCTGCCGCTCCTGTTCGCGATCGGCGTCGCTGTCGGCTTTGCGAAGGACAATAACGGCGTTGCGGCGCTGGCGGGCGCGATCGGTTATCTGATCGAAGTGGCCGTGATGAAGGACATCAACGACAAGCTCAACATGGGCGTGCTGTCGGGGATCATCGCCGGTATCGTCGCGGGGATGCTGTACAACAAGTACAAGGACATCAAGCTTCCCGATTACCTCGCGTTCTTCGGAGGGAAACGCTTCGTGCCGATTGTCACGGGGGTGGCGTGTCTGGTGTTAGGCATCGTGTTCGGCTACGCGTGGGGTCCTGTTCAGGGCGCCATCGACGCAGCCGGCCACTGGCTGACGACGGCTGGCGCAGTCGGCGCGTTCGTGTTCGGTCTGCTGAACCGTCTGCTGCTGGTGACGGGCCTGCATCACATCCTGAACTCGCTCGCGTGGTTCGTGTTCGGTTCGTTCACGCCGCCGGGCGGCGCCGCTGTAACGGGCGACCTGCACCGCTTCTTCGCGGGCGATCCGACGGCGGGCACGTTCATGACGGGCTTCTTCCCGGTCATGATGTTCGGTCTCCCCGCAGCGTGTCTCGCGATGTTCCACGAAGCGCCGAAGGAGCGCCGCGCAATGGTCGGCGGCCTGCTGTTCTCGATGGCGCTGACGTCGTTCCTGACGGGCGTGACGGAGCCGATCGAATTCAGCTTCATGTTCCTCGCGCCTGTGCTGTACGCGATCCACGCGGTGCTGACGGGTCTGTCGCTCGCGATCTGCTCGGCGCTTGGGATCAAGCTCGGCTTCACGTTCTCGGCGGGCGCGATCGACTACGTGCTGAACTACGGCCTGTCGACGAAGGGCTGGGAAGCGATTCCCATCGGCATCGCGTATTCCATCGTCTACTACGGGCTGTTCCGCTTCTTCATCCGCAAGTTCAACATGGCGACGCCCGGCCGTGAGGCTGAAACGCCGGAAGTGGCCAACGAGTCGTATGCGTCTGCCGGTTATGTGGCGCCTGTCGAAGGTGCAGCGGCAGTGTCGGGCACGCGCGCGCAGCGTTATATCGCGGCGCTGGGCGGCGCGGTGAATCTGTCGGTGGTCGATGCTTGCACGACGCGTCTGCGTCTGTCGGTGGTGGATTCGGAGAAGGTGTCGGAGAACGAGCTGAAGTCGATCGGCGCGCGTGGCGTGTTGAAGCGCGGTGGCGGCAACGTGCAGGTGATCATCGGACCGGAAGCGGACATGATCGCCGATGAAATCCGTACGACGATCGCGAGCGGCGGTGCGGTGGCGGCTGTTTCGCCTGCTGCTGTGTCGGCCAAGCCGGCTGCTGCTGCCGCTTCGACTCCCGCTGCGGCAACGGGCAACGGCCCGCTCGATCCGGACCCGCTGCGTTGGCTCGCGGTGTTCGGCGGCGCGACGAATGTCGTTTCGCTCGAAGCCGTCGCGGCGACGCGTCTGCGTATCGTCGTGCGCGATGCGTCGGCCGTCGATCGCCAGCGTCTCGACACGCTGAGCGTCGCGTGGGTGTCGACGGATACGTTCCACATCGTTGTCGGCGAAGATGCGCAGCGTTACGCGCAGCAATTGTCGACGCGCCTGACGGCAACGGCGTGACGTTCGTCTAAGCCTGAGTCTTGCAAAGGAAATCGGCGCCCCGCGGGGCGCCGATTTTCGTTTACCCGCTTACCGTTTATCCGGATCGGCGTCCGGGTCGACGGCGTTGTTCGCTTCGAGCCACATCACGTTGATGATGCCGAGCGCGAGCGCAAGTCCAATACCGAGAATCCAGCTGAAGTACCACATGGTTCGCTCCCTCTTGCGCGCGGCGTGTCAGTACATCGAATGATGGTTCTGTTCGATCGCGTCGGCGGTAACCTTGCCGCGCATCACGCGATACACCCAGCTCGTGTAGATGAGTATCAGCGGCAGAAAGATGATCACCGCGATCAGCATGATCTGCAGCGTCATCCGGCTCGACGTCGAATCCCAGACGGTGAGGCTGCTGCGTCCATCGAGCGACGACGGCATGATGAACGGAAACATCGAAAAACCCGCCGTCAGGATCACGCCGATCACCATCAGCGACGTCGACAGAAAGGCGCTGCGCTCGAAGCGCGAACTCGCCAGGAGGAGCGCGAGCACGCCGCCGACGACGCCCGCGACAGGCGCCGCGATCATCCACGGATACGTCGCGTAGTTGGTGAGCCACAGCCCCGGCGCGCCGATCACGTTTTTCAACAGCGGATTCGCGACGGTATCGAATGGCGCGGGTTCGGTGATCTGATAGCCACCGACCAGCGTCGCGACCAGCACGCCGCCGATCAGAAACAGCGCGACCGCGACCAGCGACGCGATGCGCAGCGCAATCGATGCGCGCCGTGCGACGACGCCATCCGCCTTCATCTTGACGAACGCCGCGCCGTGCGCGGTGAGCATCGACACGCTCACCACGCCGCACAACAAAGCGAACGGATTGAGCAACTCGAAGAAACTGCCTTGATAGCTGACGCGCAGATCCTGATCGAACTGGAACGGCACGCCTTGCAGCAGGTTGCCGAACGCGACGCCGAACACCAGCGCCGGCACGAAGCCGCCGACGAACAGCGCCCAGTCCCACGCGGTGCGCCAGCGCGGATCATCGCGCTTGCCGCGATAGTCGAAGCCGACCGGGCGGAAGAACAGCGCGAACAGCACGAGCAGCATCGCGAAGTAAAAGCCCGAGAACGATGCGGCGTAGACGAGCGGCCACGCGGCGAACATCGCGCCGCCCGCGGTGATCAGCCAGACCTGGTTGCCTTCCCACGTCGCGCCGACCGTGTTCACGACGATGCGCCGTTCCGCATCCGTTTTGCCGATGAACGGCAGCAGGATCGCTGCGCCCATGTCGAAGCCGTCGGTGAGCGCGAAGCCGATCAGCAGCACGCCGATGAGCACCCACCAGATCACTTTGAGGGTTGCGTAATCCATAGCGATGTTTCCTCGTGTTTTCCTGCGACGGCAAGGGTGTCACTGTCGATGCCGCTCATGCCGCCGTGTTCGCGCCGACCGCCGGCTTCGCGGTCTGCTCGTGGTGGTACCGCCCTGTATGCAGCGACGAAGGCCCAAGCCGCGCGTACTTGAACATCAGCGTGATCTCGATGATGAAAAGCGCGGTGTAGAACACGACGAAGCCAGCGAGGCTCAGATACAGATCGCC includes these proteins:
- the nagE gene encoding N-acetylglucosamine-specific PTS transporter subunit IIBC, whose translation is MDGNPFLKIQRLGRALMLPIAVLPVAGLLLRLGQPDVFNIKMIADAGGAIFDNLPLLFAIGVAVGFAKDNNGVAALAGAIGYLIEVAVMKDINDKLNMGVLSGIIAGIVAGMLYNKYKDIKLPDYLAFFGGKRFVPIVTGVACLVLGIVFGYAWGPVQGAIDAAGHWLTTAGAVGAFVFGLLNRLLLVTGLHHILNSLAWFVFGSFTPPGGAAVTGDLHRFFAGDPTAGTFMTGFFPVMMFGLPAACLAMFHEAPKERRAMVGGLLFSMALTSFLTGVTEPIEFSFMFLAPVLYAIHAVLTGLSLAICSALGIKLGFTFSAGAIDYVLNYGLSTKGWEAIPIGIAYSIVYYGLFRFFIRKFNMATPGREAETPEVANESYASAGYVAPVEGAAAVSGTRAQRYIAALGGAVNLSVVDACTTRLRLSVVDSEKVSENELKSIGARGVLKRGGGNVQVIIGPEADMIADEIRTTIASGGAVAAVSPAAVSAKPAAAAASTPAAATGNGPLDPDPLRWLAVFGGATNVVSLEAVAATRLRIVVRDASAVDRQRLDTLSVAWVSTDTFHIVVGEDAQRYAQQLSTRLTATA
- the cydX gene encoding cytochrome bd-I oxidase subunit CydX, coding for MWYFSWILGIGLALALGIINVMWLEANNAVDPDADPDKR
- the cydB gene encoding cytochrome d ubiquinol oxidase subunit II, producing MDYATLKVIWWVLIGVLLIGFALTDGFDMGAAILLPFIGKTDAERRIVVNTVGATWEGNQVWLITAGGAMFAAWPLVYAASFSGFYFAMLLVLFALFFRPVGFDYRGKRDDPRWRTAWDWALFVGGFVPALVFGVAFGNLLQGVPFQFDQDLRVSYQGSFFELLNPFALLCGVVSVSMLTAHGAAFVKMKADGVVARRASIALRIASLVAVALFLIGGVLVATLVGGYQITEPAPFDTVANPLLKNVIGAPGLWLTNYATYPWMIAAPVAGVVGGVLALLLASSRFERSAFLSTSLMVIGVILTAGFSMFPFIMPSSLDGRSSLTVWDSTSSRMTLQIMLIAVIIFLPLILIYTSWVYRVMRGKVTADAIEQNHHSMY